Below is a genomic region from Candidatus Poribacteria bacterium.
GGGTCGCGCCCGGGCCCACGCAGATGCCTATCGCTTCGTCAAAAACGGCAAACTCGCCGCAATCTGTGATATGAACACAGAGTTGCTCAACACATTCGGAGATGACTTCGGCATCTCTTCACGCTACACCGATCTCGATGAGATGCTCGAAAAAGAGAAACCCGATGTCCTCCACATCGTCACAGCTCCCGTGCTACGGGGTAGCAATGAGCGTATCCGCTATCCACTGATGAAACAAGCATCGGACGCAGGAGTGCCAGCGGCGATCATCGAAAAACCGATTGCCGTCGAAAGCGAGGACTGGAAGCAAATTTCGGGGCTTTCCAAGGAAACGAAAACGAAATTCGTCGTCAACACACAGCTCAATTTTCACCCCCAAAACCTGGAATTGAAGCAGGATGTCGCAGAGGGACGCATCGGGGATATCAAGTTCATTGATGCCAGTGCACGCAGCACCCCCGTCGATCAGGGTCCGCATGTGTTACAACTCGTTTCCTCCTACATTGACAATTCACGCCCCGTGCGAGTCCTCGGACAAATCTCTGGTGCCGAACACTTAGATTCAGCACAACCCTCTCCACAATATGCGAGTGCGCGCGTCCAATACGAGAACGGGCT
It encodes:
- a CDS encoding Gfo/Idh/MocA family oxidoreductase, coding for MYKTAMLGCGGRARAHADAYRFVKNGKLAAICDMNTELLNTFGDDFGISSRYTDLDEMLEKEKPDVLHIVTAPVLRGSNERIRYPLMKQASDAGVPAAIIEKPIAVESEDWKQISGLSKETKTKFVVNTQLNFHPQNLELKQDVAEGRIGDIKFIDASARSTPVDQGPHVLQLVSSYIDNSRPVRVLGQISGAEHLDSAQPSPQYASARVQYENGLHVSVAFGTAIAPTASDDPVVFFHKRVFVIGTKGFVHWRFSSWERSTPENGYEGGPLSYGEQDVIAQGNLTEAVFDWLDDESKVHPTHLEQSLAEFNLLLGIYYSGITNEVIDLPFDPPDGLMDKLRAKL